The following proteins are encoded in a genomic region of Musa acuminata AAA Group cultivar baxijiao chromosome BXJ2-11, Cavendish_Baxijiao_AAA, whole genome shotgun sequence:
- the LOC103971909 gene encoding NAD(P)H-quinone oxidoreductase subunit N, chloroplastic, whose amino-acid sequence MSSSATAFHLTAPLTSATGGRRSRRAAVGGVRCGLADLIGGDLVRPDLGRWLQDVEKHKALAVYSPHEGGYEGRYLNRLRYQGYRFLDLTARGLGDPESTLTKIHPVCPPHLGKQPIARWYFPPEVDYRLSLLPPDAKGLVLWVIEAKVLSKAELQFLALLPTLRPKVKVIAECGNWRKFVWRPLREIAGLPSAEGSTASVQPE is encoded by the exons ATGTCGTCGTCCGCCACCGCGTTCCACCTGACGGCGCCACTCACATCGGCCACAGGCGGCAGGCGAAGCCGAAGGGCGGCGGTGGGAGGCGTGAGGTGTGGACTTGCGGACCTGATCGGGGGCGACCTGGTCCGCCCCGACCTGGGCCGGTGGCTGCAAGACGTTGAGAAGCACAAGGCCCTGGCCGTGTACTCGCCGCACGAGGGCGGGTACGAGGGCCGCTACCTCAACCGCCTCCGCTACCAGGGCTACCGCTTCCTCGACCTCACCGCGCGCGGCCTCGGCGATCCCGAGTCCACCCTCACCAAGATCCACCCCGTTTGCCCC CCTCATCTGGGGAAGCAACCCATAGCAAGATGGTACTTCCCACCTGAAGTGGACTACAGGCTCTCCTTATTGCCTCCTGATGCCAAAGGCCTTGTTCTCTGGGTCATAGAAGCCAAG GTTCTCTCCAAGGCCGAACTGCAATTCCTTGCATTGCTTCCTACCCTTCGTCCTAAAGTGAAGGTCATTGCAGAATGTGGAAACTG GAGAAAGTTCGTGTGGAGGCCACTTAGAGAAATAGCAGGCCTTCCATCTGCTGAAGGATCAACAGCGAGTGTGCAGCCAGAATGA
- the LOC135584356 gene encoding uncharacterized protein LOC135584356 isoform X3, with protein MVLDDNHTNLNVRDIRRIRRQRRDWFRSSEPIEDLFSHRFSRLINLANHNNETQSGGDTPVTVRRHASYYASRSRSWRRQSALSDNDSDALDQSESALGETDSNVSFGGYGGDSDASLDRHSLIDRQVLLQHENESYVSTDTDIDPMHAGLDQWNSDGEDDEDGEWVEASWVELSMFADPQQQFQDANGSPSSNGMGRAQDGAWFQLRIGETPAEYSDVFADFEESDIRPTYVGNPGDYVDARGFEELLEQLAETDSSRRGAPPAAASFVRTLPSVVVSKDHQRKGTQICAVCKDPLLVDTEAKRLPCRHLYHPSCILPWLNVRNSCPVCRYELPTDDPEYEEAKRNLNQTERHVSQPTDTAVETYDTSSELETEEASDIGIANAEHRSLDHAANRSGEGSRGGWLFLAAAPIVSIVGIVLIFWLRKPSGDVRIQGGAREQHLHRSQSNSSPADRNRRWWSIF; from the coding sequence ATGGTTCTTGATGATAACCATACAAATTTAAATGTTAGAGATATCCGTCGAATAAGGAGACAAAGGAGAGATTGGTTCAGGAGCTCAGAGCCAATTGAGGATTTATTCTCTCATAGATTTTCCCGACTGATTAATTTGGCTAACCATAATAATGAAACACAATCTGGAGGTGATACTCCTGTTACTGTTCGGCGGCATGCCAGCTATTATGCATCCCGGAGCAGGTCCTGGAGACGGCAAAGTGCATTATCTGATAATGACAGTGATGCTCTTGATCAATCGGAATCCGCGCTCGGTGAAACCGACTCAAATGTTAGTTTTGGTGGTTATGGAGGAGACTCAGATGCCTCCCTGGACAGACATAGCTTGATTGACAGACAAGTGTTGTTGCAACATGAGAATGAGAGCTATGTATCCACCGACACAGATATTGACCCGATGCATGCAGGACTTGATCAGTGGAACTCAGATGGGGAAGATGATGAAGATGGAGAGTGGGTAGAGGCCTCTTGGGTTGAATTAAGTATGTTTGCGGACCCACAACAGCAGTTCCAGGATGCTAATGGTAGTCCAAGTAGTAATGGTATGGGAAGAGCTCAAGATGGTGCCTGGTTTCAGTTGAGGATAGGAGAAACTCCAGCAGAGTATTCTGATGTTTTTGCTGACTTTGAGGAATCAGACATTAGACCAACTTATGTTGGGAATCCAGGAGATTATGTTGATGCAAGGGGATTCGAGGAGCTGCTTGAGCAGCTTGCAGAGACTGACAGCTCAAGAAGGGGGGCACCTCCTGCAGCAGCATCCTTCGTGAGGACTCTCCCATCCGTAGTTGTTTCAAAAGACCATCAAAGAAAGGGTACCCAGATTTGTGCAGTCTGCAAGGACCCATTACTTGTTGATACCGAAGCAAAGCGGCTTCCCTGTCGGCACCTTTATCATCCTTCCTGCATCTTGCCATGGTTGAATGTAAGGAACTCATGCCCGGTTTGCAGATACGAGCTCCCCACTGATGATCCAGAGTACGAAGAGGCAAAAAGGAACCTGAACCAAACCGAAAGGCATGTGTCTCAGCCCACAGACACGGCTGTGGAGACCTATGATACATCTTCTGAATTGGAGACCGAAGAAGCTTCTGATATCGGTATTGCAAATGCTGAGCATCGCAGTTTAGATCACGCGGCGAATAGAAGTGGAGAGGGCAGCAGAGGTGGATGGCTATTCCTCGCTGCCGCCCCAATTGTCAGTATTGTTGGTATTGTTCTCATTTTCTGGTTAAGAAAACCATCCGGTGATGTGAGAATTCAGGGCGGCGCCAGGGAACAGCATCTGCACAGATCTCAGAGCAACTCATCTCCAGCGGACAGAAACAGGAGATGGTGGTCTATCTTTTAG
- the LOC135584356 gene encoding uncharacterized protein LOC135584356 isoform X1 — MDRESHHYSLQSSDHLPQDNSSFHHSNQPSVQCLLCRRVFSLEAELNDGFEAIHICRECKIMVLDDNHTNLNVRDIRRIRRQRRDWFRSSEPIEDLFSHRFSRLINLANHNNETQSGGDTPVTVRRHASYYASRSRSWRRQSALSDNDSDALDQSESALGETDSNVSFGGYGGDSDASLDRHSLIDRQVLLQHENESYVSTDTDIDPMHAGLDQWNSDGEDDEDGEWVEASWVELSMFADPQQQFQDANGSPSSNGMGRAQDGAWFQLRIGETPAEYSDVFADFEESDIRPTYVGNPGDYVDARGFEELLEQLAETDSSRRGAPPAAASFVRTLPSVVVSKDHQRKGTQICAVCKDPLLVDTEAKRLPCRHLYHPSCILPWLNVRNSCPVCRYELPTDDPEYEEAKRNLNQTERHVSQPTDTAVETYDTSSELETEEASDIGIANAEHRSLDHAANRSGEGSRGGWLFLAAAPIVSIVGIVLIFWLRKPSGDVRIQGGAREQHLHRSQSNSSPADRNRRWWSIF, encoded by the coding sequence ATGGATAGAGAATCCCATCATTATTCTCTTCAGTCGTCTGATCATTTACCACAAGATAACAGTTCATTTCATCATTCCAACCAACCAAGTGTACAATGCTTATTATGCAGAAGAGTTTTCTCTTTGGAGGCAGAGCTGAATGATGGTTTTGAAGCAATACACATTTGTAGGGAGTGCAAAATCATGGTTCTTGATGATAACCATACAAATTTAAATGTTAGAGATATCCGTCGAATAAGGAGACAAAGGAGAGATTGGTTCAGGAGCTCAGAGCCAATTGAGGATTTATTCTCTCATAGATTTTCCCGACTGATTAATTTGGCTAACCATAATAATGAAACACAATCTGGAGGTGATACTCCTGTTACTGTTCGGCGGCATGCCAGCTATTATGCATCCCGGAGCAGGTCCTGGAGACGGCAAAGTGCATTATCTGATAATGACAGTGATGCTCTTGATCAATCGGAATCCGCGCTCGGTGAAACCGACTCAAATGTTAGTTTTGGTGGTTATGGAGGAGACTCAGATGCCTCCCTGGACAGACATAGCTTGATTGACAGACAAGTGTTGTTGCAACATGAGAATGAGAGCTATGTATCCACCGACACAGATATTGACCCGATGCATGCAGGACTTGATCAGTGGAACTCAGATGGGGAAGATGATGAAGATGGAGAGTGGGTAGAGGCCTCTTGGGTTGAATTAAGTATGTTTGCGGACCCACAACAGCAGTTCCAGGATGCTAATGGTAGTCCAAGTAGTAATGGTATGGGAAGAGCTCAAGATGGTGCCTGGTTTCAGTTGAGGATAGGAGAAACTCCAGCAGAGTATTCTGATGTTTTTGCTGACTTTGAGGAATCAGACATTAGACCAACTTATGTTGGGAATCCAGGAGATTATGTTGATGCAAGGGGATTCGAGGAGCTGCTTGAGCAGCTTGCAGAGACTGACAGCTCAAGAAGGGGGGCACCTCCTGCAGCAGCATCCTTCGTGAGGACTCTCCCATCCGTAGTTGTTTCAAAAGACCATCAAAGAAAGGGTACCCAGATTTGTGCAGTCTGCAAGGACCCATTACTTGTTGATACCGAAGCAAAGCGGCTTCCCTGTCGGCACCTTTATCATCCTTCCTGCATCTTGCCATGGTTGAATGTAAGGAACTCATGCCCGGTTTGCAGATACGAGCTCCCCACTGATGATCCAGAGTACGAAGAGGCAAAAAGGAACCTGAACCAAACCGAAAGGCATGTGTCTCAGCCCACAGACACGGCTGTGGAGACCTATGATACATCTTCTGAATTGGAGACCGAAGAAGCTTCTGATATCGGTATTGCAAATGCTGAGCATCGCAGTTTAGATCACGCGGCGAATAGAAGTGGAGAGGGCAGCAGAGGTGGATGGCTATTCCTCGCTGCCGCCCCAATTGTCAGTATTGTTGGTATTGTTCTCATTTTCTGGTTAAGAAAACCATCCGGTGATGTGAGAATTCAGGGCGGCGCCAGGGAACAGCATCTGCACAGATCTCAGAGCAACTCATCTCCAGCGGACAGAAACAGGAGATGGTGGTCTATCTTTTAG
- the LOC135584356 gene encoding uncharacterized protein LOC135584356 isoform X2: MVAKLRRVFSLEAELNDGFEAIHICRECKIMVLDDNHTNLNVRDIRRIRRQRRDWFRSSEPIEDLFSHRFSRLINLANHNNETQSGGDTPVTVRRHASYYASRSRSWRRQSALSDNDSDALDQSESALGETDSNVSFGGYGGDSDASLDRHSLIDRQVLLQHENESYVSTDTDIDPMHAGLDQWNSDGEDDEDGEWVEASWVELSMFADPQQQFQDANGSPSSNGMGRAQDGAWFQLRIGETPAEYSDVFADFEESDIRPTYVGNPGDYVDARGFEELLEQLAETDSSRRGAPPAAASFVRTLPSVVVSKDHQRKGTQICAVCKDPLLVDTEAKRLPCRHLYHPSCILPWLNVRNSCPVCRYELPTDDPEYEEAKRNLNQTERHVSQPTDTAVETYDTSSELETEEASDIGIANAEHRSLDHAANRSGEGSRGGWLFLAAAPIVSIVGIVLIFWLRKPSGDVRIQGGAREQHLHRSQSNSSPADRNRRWWSIF; this comes from the coding sequence AAGAGTTTTCTCTTTGGAGGCAGAGCTGAATGATGGTTTTGAAGCAATACACATTTGTAGGGAGTGCAAAATCATGGTTCTTGATGATAACCATACAAATTTAAATGTTAGAGATATCCGTCGAATAAGGAGACAAAGGAGAGATTGGTTCAGGAGCTCAGAGCCAATTGAGGATTTATTCTCTCATAGATTTTCCCGACTGATTAATTTGGCTAACCATAATAATGAAACACAATCTGGAGGTGATACTCCTGTTACTGTTCGGCGGCATGCCAGCTATTATGCATCCCGGAGCAGGTCCTGGAGACGGCAAAGTGCATTATCTGATAATGACAGTGATGCTCTTGATCAATCGGAATCCGCGCTCGGTGAAACCGACTCAAATGTTAGTTTTGGTGGTTATGGAGGAGACTCAGATGCCTCCCTGGACAGACATAGCTTGATTGACAGACAAGTGTTGTTGCAACATGAGAATGAGAGCTATGTATCCACCGACACAGATATTGACCCGATGCATGCAGGACTTGATCAGTGGAACTCAGATGGGGAAGATGATGAAGATGGAGAGTGGGTAGAGGCCTCTTGGGTTGAATTAAGTATGTTTGCGGACCCACAACAGCAGTTCCAGGATGCTAATGGTAGTCCAAGTAGTAATGGTATGGGAAGAGCTCAAGATGGTGCCTGGTTTCAGTTGAGGATAGGAGAAACTCCAGCAGAGTATTCTGATGTTTTTGCTGACTTTGAGGAATCAGACATTAGACCAACTTATGTTGGGAATCCAGGAGATTATGTTGATGCAAGGGGATTCGAGGAGCTGCTTGAGCAGCTTGCAGAGACTGACAGCTCAAGAAGGGGGGCACCTCCTGCAGCAGCATCCTTCGTGAGGACTCTCCCATCCGTAGTTGTTTCAAAAGACCATCAAAGAAAGGGTACCCAGATTTGTGCAGTCTGCAAGGACCCATTACTTGTTGATACCGAAGCAAAGCGGCTTCCCTGTCGGCACCTTTATCATCCTTCCTGCATCTTGCCATGGTTGAATGTAAGGAACTCATGCCCGGTTTGCAGATACGAGCTCCCCACTGATGATCCAGAGTACGAAGAGGCAAAAAGGAACCTGAACCAAACCGAAAGGCATGTGTCTCAGCCCACAGACACGGCTGTGGAGACCTATGATACATCTTCTGAATTGGAGACCGAAGAAGCTTCTGATATCGGTATTGCAAATGCTGAGCATCGCAGTTTAGATCACGCGGCGAATAGAAGTGGAGAGGGCAGCAGAGGTGGATGGCTATTCCTCGCTGCCGCCCCAATTGTCAGTATTGTTGGTATTGTTCTCATTTTCTGGTTAAGAAAACCATCCGGTGATGTGAGAATTCAGGGCGGCGCCAGGGAACAGCATCTGCACAGATCTCAGAGCAACTCATCTCCAGCGGACAGAAACAGGAGATGGTGGTCTATCTTTTAG